Proteins co-encoded in one Saprospira grandis genomic window:
- the fumC gene encoding class II fumarate hydratase, whose translation MATRQEKDSIGYVEVPADKYWAAQTQRSKENFQIGGQRMPLEITHAFAILKKAAALTNNKLGVLADDKAEIIAKVCDEVLTGALDDQFPLVVWQTGSGTQSNMNMNEVVANRAHVLLGGSLEDKVKKIHPNDDVNKSQSSNDTFPTAMHIAAYKMLVENTIPGLEQLRNRLDEKAKAYAEVVKIGRTHFMDATPVTVGQELSGFVAQLDHGIRAIKNSLPHLAELALGGTAVGTGLNTPAGYAEEVAAQIADLTGLPFVTAPNKFEALAAHDAIVESHGALKTVAVSLMKIGNDIRMLASGPRCGIGEYTIPANEPGSSIMPGKVNPTQAEALTMAMAQVVGNDVAINVGGMTGQFQLNVFKPMMIFNFLMSARLIGDACRSFESNCIAGLEPQLNNIAKNLENSLMLVTALNTHIGYDKASEIAKKAYKENSTLKEAGLALGYLTAEEFDAWVRPENMIGSL comes from the coding sequence ATGGCGACTCGTCAAGAGAAAGATTCTATCGGATATGTAGAAGTGCCCGCCGACAAATATTGGGCCGCACAAACGCAACGTTCTAAGGAAAACTTCCAGATTGGAGGGCAGCGCATGCCTTTGGAGATTACGCATGCTTTTGCCATTTTGAAAAAAGCGGCAGCTTTGACCAACAATAAATTGGGGGTTTTGGCTGATGATAAGGCTGAAATCATTGCTAAAGTTTGCGATGAGGTGCTTACGGGCGCTTTAGATGATCAGTTTCCTTTGGTGGTTTGGCAGACGGGTTCTGGTACGCAATCGAATATGAACATGAACGAAGTGGTGGCCAATCGTGCGCATGTACTTTTGGGCGGTAGTTTGGAGGATAAGGTGAAAAAAATCCACCCCAACGATGACGTCAATAAATCGCAGTCTTCCAATGATACTTTTCCAACGGCCATGCATATTGCGGCCTATAAAATGTTGGTAGAGAACACGATTCCGGGTTTGGAGCAATTGCGCAATCGTTTGGATGAGAAAGCCAAAGCCTATGCGGAGGTAGTAAAAATTGGCCGCACGCACTTTATGGATGCTACTCCGGTGACAGTGGGCCAAGAGCTTTCTGGTTTTGTAGCACAATTGGATCATGGCATTCGCGCCATTAAGAATAGTCTTCCTCATTTGGCCGAATTAGCCTTGGGAGGAACCGCAGTAGGGACTGGATTGAATACCCCTGCGGGTTATGCCGAAGAGGTAGCCGCTCAGATTGCGGACCTAACGGGCTTGCCTTTTGTGACTGCCCCCAATAAATTTGAAGCTTTGGCTGCACATGATGCCATTGTAGAATCTCATGGAGCGTTGAAAACTGTGGCCGTTTCTTTGATGAAAATTGGCAATGACATTCGGATGTTGGCTTCTGGTCCACGTTGTGGAATTGGAGAATACACCATTCCCGCCAATGAGCCCGGTTCTTCGATCATGCCTGGCAAGGTAAATCCCACACAGGCCGAGGCCCTTACTATGGCCATGGCACAGGTTGTTGGAAATGATGTAGCTATTAATGTAGGTGGCATGACGGGGCAATTTCAGCTCAACGTCTTCAAGCCCATGATGATTTTCAACTTCTTGATGTCGGCTCGTTTGATTGGGGATGCTTGTCGCTCTTTTGAGAGCAACTGCATTGCTGGATTGGAGCCTCAATTGAACAACATTGCCAAAAACTTGGAGAACTCCTTGATGTTGGTGACGGCCCTCAACACGCATATTGGTTATGACAAAGCCTCTGAAATTGCGAAAAAGGCCTATAAAGAAAACAGCACCCTCAAAGAAGCTGGTTTGGCCCTAGGGTATTTGACCGCAGAAGAGTTTGATGCTTGGGTTCGCCCCGAAAACATGATTGGCAGTCTTTAG
- a CDS encoding RNA polymerase sigma factor, whose product MSSSEFSVQIHEMAGILQAFAYKLTKSSEDSKDLYQETAFRALTNKDKFRPGTNLKAWLFTIMRNIFINNYRKKMKANTIFDATDNQYYLNTGGQTVSNGAESGILMQELQKMIASLDDSIRIPFMMHYYGYKYQEIADQLQLPLGTVKSRIFFARKELKALIHNRYGDTLGRTK is encoded by the coding sequence ATGTCTAGCTCTGAATTTAGCGTTCAAATCCATGAAATGGCGGGCATCCTTCAGGCCTTTGCCTACAAACTGACTAAAAGCTCAGAAGACTCTAAAGATCTTTATCAAGAAACGGCCTTTAGAGCGCTCACCAATAAAGATAAGTTCCGCCCGGGGACCAACCTCAAGGCTTGGTTGTTTACTATCATGCGCAATATTTTCATCAACAATTATCGCAAGAAGATGAAGGCCAATACCATCTTCGATGCTACCGATAATCAGTATTATCTCAATACTGGAGGGCAAACGGTTTCTAATGGGGCCGAATCGGGTATCCTGATGCAGGAGCTCCAAAAAATGATTGCCTCTCTAGATGATAGTATCCGCATCCCCTTTATGATGCATTACTATGGCTATAAGTACCAAGAAATTGCCGATCAGTTGCAGTTGCCTTTGGGTACCGTTAAGAGCCGCATTTTCTTTGCCCGCAAAGAGTTAAAAGCCCTGATCCATAATCGCTATGGCGATACTTTGGGCCGTACAAAATAA
- a CDS encoding transcriptional regulator, with translation MNPFEMAGMQLLILGQNKLVSETLAELLAEQSRLALAYLALPACASCWLNEQKEQLSQTNIFIINTDDAYQKGVECLKTLRDAYPDAPIFVVDQHESPSLIALCAAAGANAYFSLSGPLNKLEQAISSCLING, from the coding sequence ATGAACCCATTTGAAATGGCTGGCATGCAATTATTGATTTTAGGACAAAATAAGTTGGTATCTGAAACCTTGGCCGAGCTCCTGGCCGAGCAGAGCCGTCTTGCGCTAGCTTATCTAGCCTTGCCGGCTTGTGCCTCCTGTTGGCTCAATGAGCAAAAAGAACAGCTGAGCCAAACCAATATTTTTATTATCAATACCGATGACGCCTACCAGAAAGGAGTAGAATGCCTCAAAACCTTAAGAGATGCTTATCCAGATGCGCCTATTTTTGTGGTCGATCAGCATGAGAGTCCTAGCCTAATTGCGCTTTGTGCAGCAGCTGGCGCCAATGCCTATTTCTCTCTTTCGGGCCCATTAAACAAATTGGAGCAGGCAATTAGTAGCTGTTTAATAAATGGCTAA
- the nadC gene encoding carboxylating nicotinate-nucleotide diphosphorylase, with protein MRIEGIDAVELEDFINRAIKEDLGDGDHTSLACIDKEAQGTANLLVKDAGVLAGVELAKAILAQLTPELSIEVFLEDGAKVAVGDIAFRLSGPSQSILKVERLILNCMQRMSGIASLTARYVEEVVGLKVQLLDTRKTTPTLRFLEKWAVRIGGGNNYRTGLYDRIMIKDNHIDFCGDVQTAIQQVLFYLVAENKDLAITVEVRDMAELEAVLEMGQVDRIMLDNFSPAEIKTALAKIKGEFETEASGGITLENLRAYAETGVDFISVGALTHSFQSLDLSLKKS; from the coding sequence ATGAGAATTGAGGGAATTGATGCTGTTGAATTAGAAGATTTTATCAATAGAGCGATCAAAGAAGACCTAGGAGATGGGGATCATACTTCTTTGGCCTGCATAGATAAGGAGGCCCAAGGGACGGCCAATTTATTGGTTAAAGATGCGGGAGTTTTGGCTGGAGTAGAGTTGGCCAAGGCTATTTTGGCCCAGCTTACGCCTGAATTGAGCATAGAGGTATTTTTGGAAGATGGGGCCAAGGTGGCGGTAGGCGATATTGCCTTTCGTTTGTCGGGGCCTAGCCAAAGCATTTTGAAGGTAGAGCGCCTAATTTTGAACTGCATGCAGCGGATGAGTGGAATTGCCAGTTTGACGGCTCGTTATGTAGAAGAAGTAGTGGGTTTGAAGGTGCAGTTATTAGATACGCGAAAAACAACGCCTACGCTACGTTTTTTAGAAAAATGGGCGGTGCGCATTGGCGGAGGCAACAACTACAGAACGGGTTTATATGACCGAATTATGATTAAGGATAATCATATTGATTTTTGTGGGGATGTGCAGACGGCCATTCAGCAAGTGTTATTTTATTTGGTGGCCGAAAACAAGGATTTGGCCATTACGGTAGAGGTGCGGGATATGGCCGAGCTAGAAGCCGTTTTGGAAATGGGGCAGGTGGATCGGATCATGTTGGACAATTTTAGTCCGGCAGAAATCAAAACCGCCTTGGCCAAAATTAAAGGAGAATTTGAGACCGAGGCCTCGGGAGGCATCACCTTAGAAAACCTTAGGGCTTATGCCGAAACGGGCGTCGATTTTATTTCGGTAGGGGCATTAACCCACTCTTTTCAGAGTTTGGACCTGAGCTTGAAAAAAAGCTAG
- a CDS encoding DUF983 domain-containing protein → MAKRGKIAAILLNKCPRCHEGDMFKTGITGGIYNMHETCPYCDQRFETEPGFFWGAMYIGYGLSGGYMLSSVTLLMFVAGLSVNMAFMVAILGAIVILPINARLARSIWIHIYVGYDKELVDEIEEQKQHAVDA, encoded by the coding sequence ATGGCTAAAAGAGGAAAAATCGCTGCCATTTTGCTCAACAAATGTCCCCGCTGCCATGAAGGCGATATGTTCAAAACTGGCATTACTGGCGGAATTTATAATATGCACGAAACCTGCCCCTACTGCGACCAACGCTTCGAAACAGAACCCGGTTTTTTCTGGGGCGCTATGTATATTGGCTATGGCCTCAGCGGTGGCTACATGCTCAGCTCTGTAACCCTACTTATGTTTGTTGCCGGACTTAGCGTGAATATGGCCTTTATGGTCGCTATTCTAGGCGCTATCGTGATCCTGCCTATCAATGCTCGCCTGGCCCGCTCTATCTGGATCCATATTTATGTGGGCTACGACAAAGAATTGGTCGATGAGATCGAAGAACAAAAACAACATGCCGTAGATGCCTAA
- the recN gene encoding DNA repair protein RecN, whose amino-acid sequence MLKSLQIENYAIIEFVRLDFHQALTIITGETGAGKSIILGALGLIRGKRADTKVLYDLNKKAYVEAEFLLSASRFSALFEALDLDFQEQTIIRREIRPSGKTRAFVNDSPVKLEQLKALADRLLDVHQQFDTLDIQEPDYQLHIMDALAGNLDDLAKYELLYGQYEGEKSQLRALERKQRSALKEQEFIAFQLKELLEAELYAGEQEELEQEQKQLSHAEDIKRVLSGLVMGLTEEEPSLSEQLTVMSNQLYTVSDYQKDLPELAERLEGLRFELEELSNGLNRIAEDTEYDDERLEEVNERLDLLFRLQKKHHLASEEELLELQEELQQQLDGFEGLEDQIEQLKSSIIKKEKQLWQQGKALSAKREKAIGPFEGQLRELLQQLSMKYARLKVDLAEAKDLGPKGIDQLRFLFSANKGGRLEEIRGIASGGELSRLALCIKSMMAGAITLPTLIFDEIDTGVSGEVALQMGQILQQLSAAHQVVSITHSPQIAAKARKHYFVHKEVIKDRTVTAIKELEKEEERVEELAKMLSGNPPSAYAKANAKELLAR is encoded by the coding sequence ATGCTAAAATCTTTACAGATAGAAAACTATGCGATTATCGAGTTTGTACGGCTCGATTTTCATCAGGCCCTGACCATTATTACGGGAGAAACTGGGGCGGGAAAGTCTATTATATTGGGGGCTTTGGGCCTTATTCGGGGCAAGCGGGCCGATACTAAGGTCTTGTATGACTTGAATAAAAAGGCTTATGTAGAGGCGGAGTTTTTGCTTTCGGCCAGTCGTTTTTCGGCTTTATTTGAGGCCTTAGATTTAGATTTTCAGGAGCAGACGATTATTCGCAGAGAGATTCGGCCATCGGGAAAAACCCGGGCTTTTGTCAATGATAGTCCTGTAAAATTGGAGCAGCTCAAGGCGCTTGCCGACCGTTTATTGGATGTGCATCAGCAGTTTGACACCTTAGATATACAGGAGCCCGATTATCAGTTGCATATTATGGATGCTTTGGCGGGCAATCTGGATGATTTGGCTAAATATGAATTATTGTATGGTCAATATGAGGGGGAGAAGAGCCAGTTGCGGGCTTTGGAGCGCAAGCAGCGTTCGGCCTTAAAGGAGCAGGAATTTATTGCCTTTCAGCTCAAGGAATTATTGGAGGCTGAGCTCTATGCGGGCGAGCAGGAAGAATTGGAGCAGGAGCAAAAGCAATTGAGCCATGCGGAGGACATCAAGCGGGTGCTTTCGGGCTTGGTCATGGGCCTAACGGAGGAGGAGCCTTCTTTGAGTGAGCAATTGACTGTGATGAGCAATCAATTGTATACGGTATCGGATTATCAGAAAGATTTGCCAGAATTGGCGGAGCGTTTGGAGGGCCTGCGTTTTGAGTTGGAGGAATTGAGCAATGGGTTGAATCGCATTGCGGAGGATACGGAATATGATGATGAGCGTTTGGAGGAGGTCAATGAGCGTTTGGATTTACTTTTCCGCTTGCAGAAAAAGCATCATTTGGCTTCGGAGGAAGAGCTCTTGGAGTTGCAGGAAGAATTGCAGCAGCAATTGGATGGTTTTGAGGGTTTGGAGGACCAAATAGAGCAGCTCAAGAGTAGTATTATTAAGAAGGAAAAGCAGCTTTGGCAGCAGGGCAAGGCCTTATCGGCTAAGCGAGAAAAGGCTATTGGTCCATTTGAGGGGCAGCTTAGAGAGTTGTTGCAGCAGTTGTCTATGAAATATGCTCGTCTCAAGGTAGACCTTGCCGAGGCCAAGGATTTGGGCCCTAAGGGCATTGACCAACTGCGGTTTTTGTTTTCGGCTAATAAGGGGGGGCGCTTGGAAGAAATTCGGGGCATTGCCTCTGGGGGGGAGCTCTCGCGTTTGGCCCTATGTATAAAATCTATGATGGCGGGGGCGATTACCTTGCCCACCCTCATTTTTGATGAAATTGATACGGGGGTTTCTGGAGAGGTGGCTTTGCAGATGGGGCAAATCTTGCAGCAGCTATCGGCAGCCCATCAGGTAGTGAGCATTACGCACTCGCCGCAAATAGCCGCCAAGGCCCGTAAACACTACTTTGTGCACAAAGAGGTCATAAAAGATAGAACTGTGACAGCCATAAAAGAACTAGAAAAAGAAGAAGAACGGGTAGAGGAATTGGCCAAAATGCTGAGCGGTAATCCGCCTTCTGCCTATGCCAAAGCCAATGCAAAAGAGCTCTTGGCCCGATAA
- a CDS encoding AAA domain-containing protein encodes MKATEEIQALMELLEEEKQEEIKQYRYLLEQLPLKERIEKGVCWHPVRQERTGWSLGEHPYVTISRMYNKDQAHKFRAGTVVGIFPSSNFERKKSIFEYGVVQYIKKDEMKIVLYGKELPSWVMHEQIGVQLAFDERSYLEMGKALKYVAEAQDNRLSELREILLGKMPARFQDHRRPGDLGQLNTSQAEAVQQILAAEDVAVVHGPPGTGKTTTLVAAIKELVKRESPVLVCAPSNPASDLLTERLADQGLNVVRVGNVSRLDEKVLQHSIEGILQDRAEMKEVKKMKKEAAELFRKAGKFKRKFGPNERNERRETYQEAKNLIRHARMMEDYVIEKVLSEADAICCTLVSSMNRYIENRRFHTVVIDEAAQALEPACWIAIAKADKVILAGDPFQLPPTVKSRKAAQKGLSITLLEKAVERLDRVQLLKTQYRMHEQIMQFSNQYFYEGQLQAADFVKNWTLAMRPGGDTTPVEFIDTAGCSFDEKINPETLSSYNPEEYYILRQHLDHLLSFADKQVRPSIAVISPYREQVRFMQEQMETDFDHFPDDDITIDTIDAFQGQERDVVYISLVRSNERGEIGFLKDTRRLNVAMTRARKKLIIIGDSATLGQHPFYQSFMDYCEKHGKYASAWEWM; translated from the coding sequence ATGAAAGCAACAGAAGAAATACAGGCCTTAATGGAGCTGCTAGAAGAAGAAAAGCAGGAAGAAATTAAGCAATATCGTTATTTGCTCGAGCAATTGCCCCTTAAAGAGCGCATAGAAAAGGGCGTTTGTTGGCATCCTGTTCGGCAAGAGCGGACGGGTTGGAGCTTGGGCGAGCACCCTTATGTGACCATCAGTCGGATGTATAATAAGGATCAGGCGCATAAGTTTCGGGCAGGGACCGTAGTGGGGATTTTCCCCAGTAGTAATTTTGAGCGCAAGAAGTCGATTTTTGAGTATGGAGTGGTGCAGTATATCAAGAAAGACGAGATGAAGATTGTCCTTTATGGCAAGGAATTGCCTTCTTGGGTGATGCATGAGCAAATTGGGGTACAGCTTGCTTTTGATGAGCGCTCTTATTTGGAAATGGGCAAGGCGCTTAAGTATGTGGCCGAGGCGCAAGACAATCGTTTGTCTGAATTGCGAGAGATTTTGTTGGGTAAAATGCCCGCTCGTTTTCAGGACCATCGTCGCCCTGGCGATTTGGGCCAACTGAATACTTCTCAGGCAGAAGCCGTACAGCAGATTTTGGCTGCCGAAGATGTGGCCGTAGTGCATGGCCCTCCTGGCACCGGAAAAACCACTACCCTAGTGGCCGCTATCAAAGAATTGGTCAAAAGAGAGAGTCCAGTTTTGGTTTGTGCCCCCTCTAATCCCGCCAGTGATTTGCTCACAGAACGCCTAGCCGATCAAGGCCTCAATGTGGTGCGGGTGGGGAATGTCTCTCGTCTAGACGAAAAAGTTTTGCAGCATAGTATTGAGGGCATTTTGCAAGATCGGGCCGAAATGAAGGAAGTTAAGAAAATGAAAAAAGAGGCCGCCGAGCTCTTCCGCAAAGCTGGAAAATTTAAGCGGAAATTTGGGCCCAACGAGCGCAATGAGCGTCGAGAAACCTATCAAGAAGCCAAAAACCTAATTCGTCATGCCCGCATGATGGAAGATTATGTGATTGAAAAGGTCCTATCAGAAGCCGATGCCATTTGTTGTACTTTGGTAAGCTCTATGAACCGCTATATCGAAAACCGCCGCTTTCATACGGTCGTCATTGATGAAGCCGCCCAAGCTTTGGAGCCCGCCTGTTGGATTGCCATCGCCAAGGCCGATAAGGTTATTTTAGCGGGCGACCCTTTTCAGCTTCCTCCCACCGTAAAAAGTAGAAAGGCGGCCCAAAAGGGGCTCTCCATCACCCTATTAGAAAAGGCCGTAGAGCGTTTGGACCGAGTGCAATTGCTCAAAACGCAATACCGTATGCATGAGCAAATCATGCAGTTTTCTAACCAATACTTCTATGAGGGCCAACTGCAGGCTGCCGACTTTGTAAAGAATTGGACCTTGGCCATGCGGCCCGGTGGAGATACTACCCCCGTAGAGTTTATTGATACCGCAGGCTGTAGCTTTGATGAAAAAATCAACCCCGAAACCCTTAGCTCCTACAACCCCGAAGAATATTATATCTTAAGACAGCATTTGGACCATCTGCTTAGCTTTGCCGACAAGCAAGTTCGACCCAGCATTGCCGTTATTTCGCCCTATCGGGAGCAGGTTCGTTTTATGCAAGAACAGATGGAAACAGATTTTGACCATTTTCCTGATGACGATATTACCATAGACACCATTGATGCCTTTCAGGGCCAAGAGCGAGATGTGGTCTATATTAGCCTGGTCCGTTCTAATGAAAGGGGAGAAATTGGCTTTCTCAAGGATACCCGCCGCCTCAATGTGGCCATGACCAGAGCCCGAAAAAAGCTCATCATCATTGGAGATAGTGCTACCTTGGGCCAACATCCATTTTATCAATCATTTATGGACTACTGCGAGAAGCATGGCAAATACGCCAGCGCTTGGGAGTGGATGTAG
- a CDS encoding 3'-5' exonuclease, with translation MGLQLERPLVFFDLETTGTSIVNDRIVQIGAIKLFPDGRTEVKNRLVNPQMPIPEGASAVHGIYDKDVVNEPKFRQLAKAFYGWLKDSDLAGYNSDNFDIPMLAEEFARAGIEYPTPDTHFVDVIKLERYVNSHKLGDTYQRYTGEELLDAHDAIADIEATKTILEKQLEKHDDLPITVKELEALFVEDGKERVDFAGKIYRHEGELYWNFGKLRDQPIRADKGYADWVLRGEFAENTKKFVRAVFEG, from the coding sequence ATGGGATTACAACTAGAACGCCCCTTGGTCTTCTTTGACCTAGAGACCACAGGAACCAGCATTGTTAATGATCGAATTGTACAAATTGGCGCCATCAAATTATTTCCAGATGGCCGCACCGAAGTCAAAAACCGCTTGGTCAACCCCCAAATGCCTATTCCAGAAGGTGCCTCCGCCGTGCATGGCATTTATGATAAGGATGTAGTCAATGAACCTAAGTTTCGCCAATTGGCCAAGGCCTTCTATGGCTGGCTCAAGGATAGCGACCTAGCGGGCTACAACTCCGATAACTTTGATATTCCCATGCTAGCCGAGGAGTTTGCTCGTGCAGGCATAGAATACCCTACGCCCGACACCCATTTTGTAGATGTCATCAAGCTAGAGCGCTATGTGAATAGCCATAAGTTGGGCGATACCTATCAGCGCTATACTGGCGAGGAACTATTAGATGCCCATGATGCTATTGCCGATATTGAGGCCACAAAAACGATCCTCGAAAAGCAATTGGAGAAACATGATGATCTGCCCATTACGGTCAAGGAACTAGAAGCCCTATTTGTTGAAGACGGTAAAGAACGTGTGGATTTCGCCGGCAAGATTTACCGCCATGAAGGTGAGCTCTACTGGAACTTTGGCAAACTAAGAGACCAGCCCATCCGCGCCGATAAAGGCTATGCCGATTGGGTCCTTAGAGGCGAATTTGCCGAAAATACCAAGAAGTTTGTACGAGCCGTTTTTGAGGGTTAG
- a CDS encoding S1C family serine protease translates to MKPNLSHLFSGLAGGLLVLGASYLLPAKSSVQAVEIKTETVAQLPKESPKEQLPKAQEELGQLAHNMGGARAPIDFSAAAEKVMPAVVNVTSISRFKPRSRREEVYMELFGRPRDNQSTGSGVIIGKQGYIVTNNHVIEGATEIEVTLYDRRKYKAELVGTDPSTDLAVLKIKAPNLPSVELSNSDETKVGEWVLAVGNPFDLNFTVTAGIVSAKGRNINILGNRKASIESFIQTDAAVNPGNSGGALVNAEGKLLGINTAIATPTGTYAGYSFAVPINLVKKVVGDLMEYGEVHRAYLGVMIMDVDSDFAKQEGLFVSQGVFVSELIDGGAAKDAGIKKGDVIVGIDGQSVRSVNELQEKVGSRDPGDTVRVKVKRGKKELELNMKLKE, encoded by the coding sequence ATGAAGCCCAATCTTTCGCATCTATTTTCTGGTTTGGCGGGCGGACTATTGGTCCTTGGCGCCAGTTATCTCTTACCGGCCAAATCCTCGGTTCAGGCCGTAGAAATTAAGACCGAAACAGTGGCCCAATTGCCCAAAGAAAGCCCCAAAGAACAGCTTCCGAAGGCTCAAGAAGAGCTGGGTCAATTGGCCCATAATATGGGAGGGGCTCGGGCGCCTATTGATTTTTCTGCGGCAGCCGAAAAAGTCATGCCAGCGGTGGTCAATGTTACTTCTATTAGTCGATTTAAGCCTCGTTCTCGGAGAGAGGAGGTCTATATGGAGCTTTTTGGCCGTCCTCGAGACAACCAATCGACGGGTTCGGGGGTAATTATTGGTAAGCAGGGGTATATTGTTACGAATAATCATGTCATTGAGGGGGCCACAGAAATCGAAGTGACCCTTTATGACCGAAGAAAATATAAGGCCGAATTGGTGGGGACCGATCCTTCTACTGATCTGGCTGTCCTAAAAATCAAGGCGCCCAATTTGCCTAGCGTAGAGCTCTCTAACTCTGATGAGACCAAAGTTGGGGAGTGGGTCTTGGCTGTGGGCAATCCCTTTGATTTGAATTTTACCGTAACGGCGGGTATTGTTTCGGCCAAGGGCAGAAATATCAACATTTTGGGCAATCGCAAAGCGAGCATCGAGTCATTTATTCAGACCGATGCGGCGGTAAATCCTGGAAATAGCGGTGGTGCTTTGGTCAATGCCGAAGGGAAACTGCTGGGCATCAATACGGCCATTGCGACCCCTACGGGGACCTATGCGGGCTATTCATTTGCCGTGCCCATTAACCTAGTAAAAAAAGTAGTGGGCGATTTGATGGAGTATGGAGAGGTGCACCGCGCTTATTTGGGCGTAATGATTATGGATGTGGATAGTGATTTTGCCAAGCAAGAGGGCCTGTTTGTGAGTCAGGGCGTTTTTGTTTCGGAATTGATTGATGGGGGAGCGGCCAAGGATGCCGGCATCAAAAAAGGAGATGTCATTGTGGGCATTGATGGGCAAAGCGTTCGCTCGGTTAATGAACTGCAAGAGAAAGTGGGGAGCCGTGACCCGGGCGACACCGTCCGAGTCAAGGTAAAAAGAGGAAAGAAAGAACTAGAACTCAACATGAAGTTGAAAGAATAG
- a CDS encoding ABC transporter ATP-binding protein produces MLSIDLQNLGKRYRYEWIFKGLNYTFEANTAYAIRGHNGAGKSTLLQCLSGFLSPSAGQLKYTYNGKPLDRENVFQYCNYLGPYVQLIEELSLMEAVDFHRQFKPLLPGISPQDLFELSGLPKSAKNKPIQFFSSGMKQRLKLSLALLSESPLLLLDEPSITLDRKAVAWFQDLLERYGLPNRLCIIASNVEEDLLLCQKQLQIEDFKAS; encoded by the coding sequence ATGCTTTCTATTGATCTCCAAAATTTGGGTAAGCGCTACCGCTACGAATGGATTTTTAAGGGCCTCAATTATACTTTTGAGGCCAATACGGCTTATGCTATTCGTGGACATAATGGGGCCGGAAAATCGACCCTGCTCCAATGCCTTTCGGGCTTTTTGTCTCCCTCTGCCGGCCAATTGAAGTATACTTATAATGGCAAGCCGCTAGATAGAGAGAACGTTTTTCAATATTGTAATTATCTCGGCCCTTATGTGCAACTGATCGAGGAGCTGAGCCTGATGGAGGCGGTAGATTTTCATCGACAGTTTAAACCGCTCTTGCCTGGCATTTCCCCCCAAGATCTTTTTGAGCTCTCTGGCCTGCCTAAGTCGGCCAAAAATAAACCGATCCAGTTCTTTTCTTCGGGGATGAAACAACGCCTCAAGCTAAGTCTGGCCCTCCTGAGCGAAAGCCCGCTGCTCTTACTCGATGAACCCAGTATTACCCTAGACCGAAAAGCCGTGGCTTGGTTTCAAGACCTGCTCGAACGCTATGGCCTTCCCAATAGACTTTGTATTATTGCCTCTAATGTAGAGGAGGATCTGCTGCTCTGTCAAAAACAACTACAAATAGAAGATTTTAAAGCAAGCTAG
- the lpxA gene encoding acyl-ACP--UDP-N-acetylglucosamine O-acyltransferase, whose amino-acid sequence MNHHPLAVVSPKAKIGKNVKISPFVTIEEDVVIGDGTQIGPNAVIMSGSRIGQNCQIFPGAIIGAAPQDLKFKGEYSTLEVGDNTIIREYCTLNRGTAANEKTVVGSNCLLMAYVHIAHDCIVGNHCVLANNSTLAGHVELEDYVILGGMSAVHQFTRIGAHAMLGGGVLLNKDVPPFVRVAHYPASYIGVNVIGLKRRGFSVETIEAIQDIYHQLFVAKQSRADALANIDALDHSKEKEQILAFIEDSEIGIVKGLRSNA is encoded by the coding sequence GTGAATCATCATCCGCTAGCTGTTGTCAGTCCCAAGGCCAAAATTGGCAAAAATGTAAAAATTAGTCCTTTCGTTACCATCGAAGAGGATGTTGTTATTGGTGATGGCACCCAAATTGGCCCCAATGCCGTGATTATGTCTGGTAGCCGAATTGGCCAAAATTGCCAGATCTTTCCTGGCGCAATCATTGGCGCCGCCCCCCAAGATCTTAAGTTTAAAGGTGAATACTCTACCCTAGAAGTAGGCGATAATACCATTATCCGAGAGTATTGTACGCTCAATCGTGGTACGGCAGCTAACGAGAAAACAGTGGTGGGCAGCAATTGCTTGCTCATGGCTTATGTACATATTGCCCACGATTGTATTGTGGGCAATCATTGTGTGCTGGCCAATAATAGTACTTTGGCCGGACATGTAGAGCTAGAAGATTATGTGATCCTTGGCGGTATGTCGGCCGTGCATCAGTTTACCCGAATTGGCGCTCATGCTATGCTGGGCGGTGGAGTACTACTCAATAAAGATGTTCCTCCTTTTGTCCGTGTGGCTCATTATCCCGCTTCCTATATTGGCGTAAATGTGATTGGCCTGAAACGCAGAGGGTTTTCAGTAGAAACTATCGAGGCGATCCAAGATATTTACCATCAGCTTTTTGTGGCCAAACAGAGCCGTGCAGATGCATTAGCAAATATTGATGCTTTAGATCACTCTAAGGAAAAAGAACAAATCTTAGCGTTTATAGAAGATTCCGAAATAGGCATCGTTAAGGGCCTGCGCTCAAATGCCTAG